The Xenopus tropicalis strain Nigerian chromosome 7, UCB_Xtro_10.0, whole genome shotgun sequence genome includes a region encoding these proteins:
- the LOC108644870 gene encoding protein spinster homolog 1-like: MLIITAVMVFDRYFTEAVMPLIEEEYGIDIKKTALVDGLFALGFTILAISPAFRYFGDWLSQKTIMCIGMTLWTLLTFTFCFVPKQWFWLILLLRGLLDIIADFFLSCALPLIGHMFSASNRRLAIFGSQLCSFLFRLIAICIAALVANQFSWHVARLVSDIFS; the protein is encoded by the exons ATGGTGTTTGATAGATATTTTACAGAAG ctGTGATGCCATTAATTGAAGAAGAATACGGCATTGATATAAAGAAGACTGCACTTGTAGATGGAC TATTTGCTCTTGGCTTCACCATTCTGGCTATAAGTCCTGCCTTTAGATATTTTGGAGATTGGTTAAGCCAGAAGACTATAATGTGTATAGGGATGACACTTTGGACCCTGCTCACTTTTACCTTCTGTTTTGTACCCAAGCAG TGGTTCTGGCTCATCCTACTTCTGCGAGGATTACTGGACATAATAGCAGATTTTTTCTTAAGCTGTGCTTTACCACTGATTGGACACATGTTCTCAGCGTCCAATCGAAGACTCGCCATATTTGGATCTCAGCTGTGTAGCTTTCTTTTCAG GCTAATAGCGATCTGCATAGCAGCATTAGTGGCCAACCAATTCTCCTGGCACGTGGCACGACTGGTAAGTGATATATTCAGCTGA